Proteins from a genomic interval of Trichoderma breve strain T069 chromosome 2, whole genome shotgun sequence:
- a CDS encoding ankyrin repeats (3 copies) domain-containing protein, translated as MSEPNNYTVGWICATLPAYVAAQAFLDETHESPEYVSPHDNNDYTLGKIGKHNVAIAVLPCGEYGLASAASVARDMLHSFPNIRIGLMVGIGGGAPSPTHDIRLGDVVVGVSSNGNGSVFQYDYGETLQGQGQNFQKVIFLNKPPLVLLSAVNGLMAKHEGEGNHLAEAVGSVLDRKKKLHKKFGRPEAASDRLYKSHYVHSSDEEEGCAIVCGDDPLNLINRPERTDEDDDPAIHYGLIASANQLMKDANMRDKLVANKGVLCFEMEAADSHKNDKWQGYAAMTAAAYAKALLCRIASNKLEAEVTVKDRLSDLVDISEQHLTVAKESLQIQKDSAKERLTESEQMCHQLFRLTASDKHTTYEWYKDLVEERVEGTCMWLLHHDYFQKWLQQESGPLVVTADPGCGKSVLAKYLIDHGLPRSATICYFFFKDQDQNTIRQALCALLHQLFTQKPVLINHAMAKFCTDGNGLINSTESLWEVLRNVINDTQAGPIIIVLDALDECLESDFQNLIKHIEIQFSETQIAQSKLKFQCLRDHFPNIRIPGEEESDAISQEINCVITYRATRLSKENSLPPEIKNHLEHRLWDMPNRTYLWVFLIFNYLEKETFKKTLKEVESIIATIPKSLNEAYEQILNNRPLTLSEMNVAVNMDDTIHNFNDLDLEQDRFFESRLRTWCGLFIIIYHGKIYFLHQTARDFLLADWASPRSITSGSRWRNSITIREAQTVLADICVLYLGLFNSLDIMGERDQPQGTHALLEYSAKNWNAHLRESHIVNNSAILLSVLKICDSNSKSYSSWFDLFWQTTGLQSTKHFTDLMIASYCGHTIVAKLCLENGADIEARDAVHTRTPLLWASTEGRDDIVKLLIEMGADIDANERGRTPLLWAAKQGHDTTARLLLEAKADTEAKDSAYANTEARDATFNQTPLMWAAEKGYNTIARLLLENGADIEAKDNEYGQTSILLATSSGRDTTIKLLLQNGADIEVKNKGGWTPLTWAAARKQARIVKLLLECGARVQKDERNRSWVLSWAMRENHEDIIKLLRKQGACAYIDAYAGLDFSRKRL; from the exons ATGTCTGAACCGAATAACTACACTGTTGGTTGGATTTGCGCGACACTTCCGGCATATGTCGCTGCACAGGCCTTCCTCGACGAAACGCACGAGTCACCTGAATATGTCTCACCGCACGATAATAACGATTATACATTGGGAAAGATTGGAAAACACAATGTGGCCATTGCAGTCCTCCCCTGCGGCGAATATGGATTGGCATCTGCCGCGAGCGTCGCGAGAGACATGTTGCACAGTTTCCCCAACATCAGAATCGGCCTCATGGTCGGAATCGGTGGCGGCGCTCCCAGCCCAACGCATGACATTCGTCTTGGTGACGTCGTGGTGGGTGTCTCTAGCAACGGGAATGGCAGTGTTTTCCAGTATGACTACGGCGAAACTCTACAGGGACAAGGTCAAAACTTTCAAAAGGTGATATTCTTGAATAAGCCACCGTTGGTTCTCCTTTCAGCTGTAAATGGACTTATGGCAAAGCACGAAGGTGAGGGGAACCATCTTGCGGAAGCTGTTGGCAGTGTGCTCGatcgaaagaagaagctgcacaAAAAGTTCGGGCGACCTGAAGCAGCCTCTGATAGACTATACAAGTCACACTATGTTCATTCTtcagacgaggaggagggctgTGCCATTGTCTGTGGTGACGATCCACTGAATCTTATTAATCGACCTGAACGAaccgacgaagatgacgatcCAGCAATCCATTACGGTTTGATCGCCTCAGCGAACCAACTTATGAAAGATGCTAATATGCGGGATAAACTTGTCGCCAACAAGGGCGTCCTTTGCTTTGAAATGGAAGCCGCTG ACTCGCATAAAAATGATAAATGGCAAGGTTATGCGGCTATGACCGCTGCAGCATATGCAAAAGCTCTTCTCTGTCGAATAGCTTCAAACAAATTGGAAGCTGAGGTTACAGTTAAAGACAGACTGTCAG ATCTCGTTGATATTTCAGAGCAGCATCTTACTGTCGCCAAAGAGAGCCTGCAAATACAAAAAGACTCTGCCAAAGAGCGGCTAACTGAAAGTGAGCAAATGTGCCACCAGCTGTTCCGGCTTACAGCTAGTGATAAGCATACTACCTATGAATGGTATAAAGATTTAGTGGAAGAAAGAGTTGAAGGCACATGCATGTGGCTTCTCCATCACGACTATTTTCAGAAATGGCTACAGCAAGAATCCGGACCTTTGGTAGTTACTGCAGATCCTGGTTGCGGAAAGTCCGTATTAGCCAAGTACCTGATAGATCACGGCTTACCAAGGTCAGCAACTATTTgttatttcttcttcaaggatcAAGACCAAAACACTATTCGACAGGCGCTCTGCGCATTACTTCACCAGCTCTTTACTCAGAAGCCGGTGTTAATTAATCATGCAATGGCGAAATTTTGCACAGATGGGAACGGTTTAATTAATTCAACCGAGTCGCTCTGGGAAGTCCTGCGGAACGTTATCAATGATACACAGGCTGGACCTATTATTATAGTCCTCGATGCTCTGGATGAATGTCTCGAATCGGATTTCCAGAATCTGATAAAGCATATTGAAATCCAATTTTCAGAAACGCAGATAGCCCAGAGCAAGCTGAA GTTTCAATGCTTAAGGGATCACTTTCCAAATATTCGAATACCGGGAGAGGAGGAATCCGACGCTATTAGTCAAGAGATTAATTGCGTTATTACTTACCGAGCTACGCGATTGTCTAAAGAGAACAGCCTACCACCTGAAATTAAAAACCATTTAGAACATAGGTTGTGGGACATGCCTAACCGCACTTATCTCTGggtatttttaatatttaattacttGGAGAAAGAAACCTTTAAAAAGACTCTGAAAGAAGTTGAATCTATTATCGCAACGATTCCGAAAAGCCTTAATGAAGCATATGAGCAAATACTGAATAA TCGGCCACTGACGCTATCAGAAATGAACGTGGCCGTGAACATGGATGATACTATACATAACTTCAATGATCTTGACTTAGAGCAAGACCGATTTTTTGAATCACGATTAAGAACCTGGTGCGGGTTATTCATCATAATATATCATGGAAAGATCtattttcttcatcagaCGGCCCGTGATTTTCTTCTAGCAGATTGGGCATCGCCTAGATCTATCACATCTGGCTCACGATGGAGAAACTCAATCACAATTCGCGAGGCACAAACCGTTCTTGCAGATATCTGCGTGCTCTACCTTGGCCTATTCAACTCGCTAGATATTATGGGGGAGCGCGATCAACCGCAGGGAACACACGCACTCTTAGAGTATTCGGCAAAAAATTGGAACGCGCATCTTCGCGAATCTCATATTGTGAATAATAGTGCTATTCTGCTATCCGTTCTCAAGATATGTGATTCGAATTCGAAGAGCTATTCATCGTGGTTTGACCTCTTTTGGCAGACCACAGGCCTACAATCTACCAAGCACTTTACTGACCTCATGATAGCTTCTTATTGTGGTCATACAATTGTTGCCAAGCTGTGTCTAGAAAACGGAGCCGATATTGAGGCGAGAGATGCCGTACATACTCGGACACCGTTATTATGGGCCTCCACTGAGGGGCGAGACGACATCGTTAAGTTACTGATTGAGATGGGAGCTGATATTGATGCAAATGAACGTGGCCGTACGCCATTATTATGGGCGGCTAAGCAGGGGCATGATACCACTGCCAGGCTACTGCTTGAGGCGAAAGCGGATACCGAGGCAAAAGACAGCGCGTACG CTAATACTGAAGCAAGAGATGCTACATTTAATCAGACACCGCTAATGTGGGCGGCGGAGAAGGGATACAATACCATTGCAAGACTACTTCTTGAAAATGGGGCAGATATTGAGGCCAAAGATAACGAATACGGCCAGACATCTATATTACTAGCCACTAGTAGTGGCCGTGATACCACCATCAAGCTACTGCTTCAAAACGGAGCTGATATTGAGGTGAAAAATAAGGGTGGCTGGACACCGCTAACATGGGCTGCGGCAAGAAAGCAGGCGCGGATTGTTAAACTTTTGCTTGAGTGTGGTGCTCGCGTTCAAAAAGATGAGAGAAACAGGTCATGGGTACTATCGTGGGCTATGCGAGAGAATCATGAGGATATTATTAAGTTACTACGGAAGCAGGGAGCATGTGCATATATAGATGCATATGCGGGACTTGATTTTAGTCGGAAGCGACTATAA